Proteins co-encoded in one Gemmatimonadota bacterium genomic window:
- a CDS encoding peptide ABC transporter substrate-binding protein, with the protein MKHAAIVVISLVLVIGGLSYLPGHPEAQVRNAVGRVMPADAAPLGRQVFRFLNDEPTNLDIGVAIYEVGGIVFLFERLTMLDHNNRVIPGAASEWSANEDQTKWTFHMRPGARWSDGRPVTAHDFEYSYKRMLDPASGSGYAFFYYNIKGARAFNTGQTDDPNSVGVYAVDDMTLVIETDGPCPYLPMIAAFFTSIPVPRWQVERFGPRWASDENVVSNSSYKVDNWRIGERLTLSLDPYYNGPIKGYLSEIHSMFRNRVNTGLLSYENDELDLVQIDVRDLSRIESDPVLSAELHKYMDFNALYLFFRTREGVFSDHRVRKAISHAIDREALCNIVLRGTALPAYTMLPPGFPGYSG; encoded by the coding sequence CGGAAGCCCAGGTGCGCAACGCCGTCGGCAGGGTGATGCCGGCGGATGCGGCGCCCCTCGGCCGGCAGGTATTCCGTTTCCTGAACGACGAGCCGACCAACCTGGACATTGGCGTGGCCATCTATGAGGTGGGCGGCATCGTCTTCCTCTTCGAACGCCTCACCATGCTGGACCACAACAACCGCGTGATCCCGGGTGCCGCTTCCGAGTGGTCGGCCAACGAGGACCAGACGAAGTGGACCTTCCACATGCGTCCCGGCGCCAGGTGGAGCGACGGCCGGCCGGTCACGGCCCACGATTTCGAGTATAGCTACAAGCGCATGTTGGATCCCGCGTCGGGCAGCGGCTACGCCTTCTTCTACTACAACATCAAGGGCGCCCGGGCCTTCAACACCGGGCAGACCGACGATCCAAACTCGGTCGGCGTATACGCGGTAGACGACATGACTCTCGTGATCGAAACCGACGGTCCCTGTCCCTACCTGCCCATGATCGCCGCCTTCTTCACGTCGATCCCGGTACCGCGCTGGCAGGTCGAGAGGTTCGGCCCGCGATGGGCGTCGGACGAGAACGTCGTCAGCAACTCGTCCTACAAGGTGGACAACTGGCGTATCGGAGAGCGCCTCACACTGTCACTCGATCCCTACTACAACGGTCCGATTAAGGGGTACTTGTCCGAAATCCACTCCATGTTCAGGAACCGGGTTAATACCGGACTGCTTTCTTATGAAAACGACGAATTGGACCTGGTGCAGATTGATGTGCGCGACCTCAGCCGTATCGAGAGCGATCCGGTGCTGAGTGCGGAATTGCACAAGTACATGGATTTCAACGCGCTCTATCTCTTCTTCAGGACGCGCGAAGGCGTGTTCAGCGATCACAGGGTGCGAAAAGCCATCAGCCACGCCATCGACCGGGAAGCGCTGTGCAACATCGTGCTCCGGGGCACGGCCCTCCCCGCGTATACCATGCTCCCGCCGGGCTTTCCGGGTTATTCGGG
- a CDS encoding ABC transporter substrate-binding protein — protein sequence ALKDTQRYDPELARGLLAEAGYPGGRGFPSVDVWLRNDPNRIMAAEAVSGMLSNNLGLRVGVRNMEPRVYSEAMAQYRIDLSLIPFQYDFPDPHNLLGMVWHSQPVGAGRHDWMNTEFDRLVDEAARETDEERRFEMYKEAERILVEDVGGVFLYHDYFLQLRKPWLAGWKKDSTGQEPFFIDNSTITDLYVRR from the coding sequence CCGCGTTGAAGGACACCCAGCGTTACGATCCCGAACTTGCACGCGGCCTGCTGGCCGAGGCCGGATATCCGGGCGGCCGGGGATTCCCCTCCGTGGACGTCTGGCTCCGCAACGATCCGAATCGCATCATGGCCGCCGAGGCCGTTTCAGGGATGCTTTCCAATAACCTGGGCCTCAGGGTGGGCGTGCGGAACATGGAGCCCCGGGTCTACAGCGAGGCCATGGCCCAGTACCGGATCGACCTCAGCCTGATCCCCTTCCAGTACGATTTCCCCGATCCCCACAACCTCCTCGGCATGGTCTGGCACTCCCAGCCCGTGGGCGCGGGCCGGCACGACTGGATGAACACGGAGTTCGACCGGCTGGTCGATGAGGCGGCGCGGGAGACCGACGAGGAACGCCGGTTCGAGATGTACAAAGAAGCGGAACGAATCCTGGTCGAGGACGTGGGCGGCGTCTTCCTCTACCACGACTACTTCCTGCAGCTCCGCAAACCCTGGCTGGCGGGCTGGAAAAAGGACTCCACGGGCCAGGAACCCTTCTTCATCGATAATTCCACGATTACGGATCTGTATGTACGGCGGTAG
- the aroA gene encoding 3-phosphoshikimate 1-carboxyvinyltransferase, which translates to MDMDLPGSKSITLRNLILAALAEGTTEIASPCDCDDTREMVECLEMLGIAIVSREDYRKLTIEGRGGRFVEGPVVLGLGLSGTSARFLIALSALRTEETRLEGQGSLKERPNLPLLDAVEQLGGLTSSSNDGCLPVSIKGPSKFHTSARMKGDVSSQFFSALLQIAPLLPDGLEIRVEGDLVSRPYVDITLNEMRKFGVEVVNDDYHRFDVTPQQYRSGSRTVEGDASAGSYFAALALIHGGRVVFENLGANTCQGDIRFLSICERLGARVQLDNERTVIDGPEGGCVRPTEGEIDCEDIPDAALTLIAISPLIPGMTRITGIGTLKHKECDRIECPATELRKIGVDVATGDDFIEVAELPARTGNTPGNVDIETYQDHRMAMSFAVLGTCLGNLNILDPDVVGKTYPRFWEDLARVR; encoded by the coding sequence ATGGATATGGACCTGCCCGGAAGCAAATCTATAACGCTCCGGAACCTGATCCTCGCAGCACTGGCCGAGGGAACGACCGAGATCGCGTCGCCCTGCGACTGTGACGACACACGCGAAATGGTGGAATGTCTGGAAATGTTGGGGATAGCCATCGTATCGCGGGAAGACTATCGAAAGTTGACCATTGAAGGAAGAGGCGGCCGTTTCGTGGAAGGACCCGTAGTTCTCGGCCTCGGACTTAGCGGTACTTCTGCCCGGTTCCTGATCGCCCTCTCCGCCCTGAGGACTGAAGAAACCCGACTTGAAGGACAGGGTAGCCTCAAAGAGAGACCGAATCTTCCCCTGCTTGATGCCGTAGAGCAACTGGGAGGATTAACCTCATCCTCAAACGATGGATGCCTCCCCGTTTCCATAAAAGGCCCCAGCAAGTTTCACACCTCAGCCCGGATGAAAGGCGATGTGTCCAGCCAGTTCTTTTCCGCACTCCTGCAGATTGCTCCCTTGCTGCCCGACGGCCTTGAAATTCGGGTCGAAGGCGATCTGGTCAGCAGACCATACGTCGACATTACGCTCAATGAAATGCGTAAGTTCGGGGTCGAAGTGGTAAACGACGACTACCATCGATTCGACGTCACGCCGCAGCAGTACCGTTCCGGTTCCCGGACCGTGGAAGGCGATGCCTCCGCCGGATCTTACTTCGCGGCACTCGCCCTGATTCACGGTGGAAGAGTTGTTTTCGAGAACCTCGGCGCCAATACCTGTCAGGGCGATATCCGGTTTCTTTCCATTTGTGAGCGCCTGGGAGCCCGCGTGCAGCTGGACAATGAAAGGACCGTCATAGATGGTCCGGAGGGGGGCTGTGTACGGCCGACGGAGGGAGAAATCGACTGCGAGGACATTCCGGATGCCGCCTTGACCCTGATCGCCATATCGCCTCTGATTCCAGGCATGACGCGCATAACCGGAATCGGCACGCTGAAGCACAAGGAGTGCGACCGGATCGAATGCCCCGCGACCGAACTGCGGAAAATCGGCGTGGACGTTGCGACCGGCGACGATTTCATCGAGGTGGCGGAACTGCCGGCAAGGACCGGCAACACCCCGGGTAACGTCGATATCGAAACTTACCAAGATCACCGCATGGCCATGAGCTTCGCGGTGCTCGGAACCTGCCTCGGGAATCTGAATATCCTCGATCCAGATGTGGTCGGGAAGACTTATCCGAGATTCTGGGAGGACCTGGCGCGGGTACGATAA